The sequence CGGCGGTCGTCCGACTACATTTGTCTTTTCGTCTCGGGACGCCCCGCTCTCGCGTGAGAACGCGTCCGCCGACCGTGACGGGGCGTTCACCGGCTCGGAGTTCGTCCGGCTCAGAGTTCGTCCGGTCGGTCCCTGACTTCGAGCGTCACCGACCGCTCGCGGCCCTCGAGGTCGGCGACGACGCGTTCGACGACGCGCTCGGCCTCCTTGACGACGAGCGGTTTGACCTTCTCGATGACTCTGTCGAAGGAGACGAACATCGGCAGGTCCAGCGCGCCGTGGGCGCTGTCGGGGTCGAACTCCACCTCGATGACGACGCGGCAGGCGGTGTCGGCGTCCGGCGGCGCGTCTTCGGGGAGTTCGTCCAGCGGTTCGACGAGCCACCGCCCCTCCGCGTTTATCGTCTTCGTCAGTCGCCACTCGACGCGGTGTGGCGGGGCGAGTTCGGTCACCTCCGAGTGGGCGGTGTACGTCAGTTTCCACCACTCGAAGCGGAGCGCGTACTCGGTGCCCGCGGAGCCGTCGCCGTCGGCGCGCACGTCGGTGAGATACTTCGAGTAGTTCGCGTATCGGGGAAAATCGACGAGGAACTCGTACACCTCCTCGGGCGGGAGGTACACGACCGTCGAAACGGCAATCTCGTCCACGGCTGAAGATGTGTAGCCGGTAGCCTAAGCGTTGCGGGAGTCGAGCGTCGGAAAGTCGAGCGTTTCGGCCACCGGAAAGTCGAACGTCGGGAAGTCAAGCGTCTCGACCGCCCGAGGGCCTCACCTCGGACGAGGCACCCGCCGCCGATGTGCAGTGTGACACCAAATCACGTTTAGGCGCGCCTAACAATCGACGCTTTTATTGGATTTAGGTGAACCTAAACAGGTATGCAACGACGCAAGTATCTGGGTCTCAGCGCGGGGGCGCTGGCGACCGCACTCGCTGGCTGTTCGGACAGCGCCGACGAATCGACGCCTTCGGGCGGGTCCGAAGGAAACTCGTCGGCCTCGGGGACCGACGGTTCAGACCAGACGGACGGCGAGACCGACACCGAACAGAGCGGGTCGTACACCGTCTCGATGGTGCCCGTCGGCGACGTGACGTTCGAGTCGGTGCCGGAGACGTGGTTGGCGTACGAAGCGGGATACGCCGACATGGGCGTCGCACTCGGACAGTCCGACGGACTGCTCGCCGTCGGCAACAAGCCGCGTTATCACACGCAGTACTACGACGAACTCGACGGCGTCAGCGTCGACAAGGAGTCGCTCACGCAGCTGCTCGGCGAGAGTTCGCAGATCGACAAGGAACTGCTCTACGAGCTCGACGCCGACGTCCACGTCGTCGACCCGAACTGGCTGGTCAGCGGGTCGGGTTTCGGCCTGGAGATGTCCGATATCGACGAACTCCGTACGAACGTCAGCCCCTTCATCGGCAACACCATCTTCCGGCGGACGGACTCCTCGTGGCACGACTACCAGTACTACACGATGTACGAGGCGTTCGAGAAAGTCGCGCAGGTGTTCCAGCAGCAGGAGCGCTTCGAGCAGTTCCGGTCGCTTCACGACGACTACGTCTCCTCGGTGCAGTCGGAACTGCCCGCGGAATCCGAGCGTCCGAACGCGCTGTTGACGTTCGGTGCCGGCGACGAACCCGAGGAGTTCTCTCCGTATCGTCTCACCGATAAGGGAACGAACAAGAAACAGTTCCACGACCTCGGTATCAGGGACGCGCTGGAAGGCACCGGCGTCAGCGGCCTCTCGACGAGCGAGCGCGGCACTATCGACTACGAGACGATGCTCGAAGTCGACCCGGACGTCTTACTCGTGCGCGGACACGAGGACAAATCCGCCGACGAGTTCGCCGA is a genomic window of Haloprofundus halophilus containing:
- a CDS encoding type II toxin-antitoxin system RatA family toxin gives rise to the protein MDEIAVSTVVYLPPEEVYEFLVDFPRYANYSKYLTDVRADGDGSAGTEYALRFEWWKLTYTAHSEVTELAPPHRVEWRLTKTINAEGRWLVEPLDELPEDAPPDADTACRVVIEVEFDPDSAHGALDLPMFVSFDRVIEKVKPLVVKEAERVVERVVADLEGRERSVTLEVRDRPDEL
- a CDS encoding ABC transporter substrate-binding protein — translated: MQRRKYLGLSAGALATALAGCSDSADESTPSGGSEGNSSASGTDGSDQTDGETDTEQSGSYTVSMVPVGDVTFESVPETWLAYEAGYADMGVALGQSDGLLAVGNKPRYHTQYYDELDGVSVDKESLTQLLGESSQIDKELLYELDADVHVVDPNWLVSGSGFGLEMSDIDELRTNVSPFIGNTIFRRTDSSWHDYQYYTMYEAFEKVAQVFQQQERFEQFRSLHDDYVSSVQSELPAESERPNALLTFGAGDEPEEFSPYRLTDKGTNKKQFHDLGIRDALEGTGVSGLSTSERGTIDYETMLEVDPDVLLVRGHEDKSADEFADTVLSFMQQHNVASQLSAVQNEMVFRGGPIYQGPIQHLFTLERAAKDFFPDTFEGELFDRGAVSDIVSG